In one window of Eleutherodactylus coqui strain aEleCoq1 chromosome 10, aEleCoq1.hap1, whole genome shotgun sequence DNA:
- the LOC136580375 gene encoding serine protease 23-like — translation MMIGGSFLHLIVCLAYLSVTASELPILEFVTQQTLTLTPSQFTANGTTELTTVCTEKCIWHESQPEAFTINHQLDYETAYLNGSRTLTTVTVRIPQSNIKKKKHRNVKLIRPRRQIYGPDIRFSIRSHRFLRDFPFAAAVQVSTGCTGVLVTERHVLTAAHCIHDGHDYVKGTHKLRVGFLRPGVQTSLRWVRVKSTKIPRGWIGAPIELSMDYDYALLELRRAQPQPHMHLAASPPLEKLAGRRVHFSGFDSDRPGELVYRSCRVKQQTVHLLYQHCDARPGASGSGVYGRLRRGGRWERKVIGVFSGHQWVEVSGEPREYNVAVRLTPPKYAQICYWIRGTNASCHYE, via the coding sequence ATGATGATTGGTGGATCCTTTTTGCATTTAATTGTGTGCTTGGCTTATCTCTCAGTCACTGCTTCAGAACTTCCAATTCTAGAGTTTGTGACCCAACAAACATTGACTTTAACTCCATCTCAATTTACAGCCAATGGTACTACAGAGTTAACTACAGTCTGCACAGAGAAGTGCATCTGGCATGAGTCTCAGCCAGAGGCATTTACTATCAATCATCAACTTGACTATGAGACTGCATACCTAAATGGCAGCCGCACACTGACAACAGTAACAGTACGAATACCTCAGagcaatataaaaaagaaaaaacacaggaatgTTAAACTGATACGGCCTCGCAGGCAAATCTATGGACCAGATATCCGTTTTTCCATCAGAAGTCATCGCTTTCTTAGAGATTTCCCTTTTGCAGCTGCTGTTCAGGTGTCCACAGGTTGCACAGGTGTGTTAGTAACTGAACGTCATGTTTTAACAGCAGCTCACTGTATTCATGATGGTCATGACTATGTTAAAGGAACACATAAGCTACGAGTTGGTTTCCTAAGGCCAGGAGTCCAAACTTCTCTGCGTTGGGTACGTGTTAAAAGCACAAAGATACCTCGAGGATGGATTGGTGCCCCAATAGAACTTAGTATGGATTATGATTATGCGTTGCTGGAGCTACGACGGGCACAACCCCAGCCTCATATGCACCTCGCTGCCTCTCCACCTTTGGAGAAGTTGGCTGGAAGAAGGGTACACTTTTCTGGCTTTGACAGTGACCGACCTGGTGAACTGGTCTACAGGTCATGCAGAGTGAAACAGCAGACGGTACATTTGCTCTATCAGCACTGTGATGCTCGCCCAGGTGCCAGTGGATCGGGTGTTTATGGACGACTACGTCGTGGTGGCCGCTGGGAGAGGAAAGTTATTGGTGTGTTCTCAGGGCACCAGTGGGTTGAAGTTTCTGGAGAACCAAGAGAATATAATGTTGCAGTCAGATTGACTCCCcctaaatatgcacaaatttgcTATTGGATACGTGGAACCAATGCTAGTTGTCACTATGAATGA